From a region of the Streptacidiphilus albus JL83 genome:
- a CDS encoding LamB/YcsF family protein — protein sequence MTQPTVDLNADLGEGFGRWTLTDDEALLSVVTSANVACGFHAGDPSTIRRVCELAVERGVRIGAQVSYRDLAGFGRRAMDVPRAELADEIGYQLGALDLFARAAGGRVAYLKPHGALYNRVVADEEQAGAVVDALLAFRRADGRGLPVLGLPGSALLRAATDAGLPAVGEAFADRAYTPAGTLVPRTAAGAVVHDPDAVVARAVRMARDGEVVAADGSVVAARARSLCLHGDTPGAAELAGQLRKALTSAGVRIEAFA from the coding sequence GTGACGCAGCCAACAGTGGATCTCAACGCAGACCTGGGCGAAGGCTTCGGTCGATGGACCCTGACCGACGACGAGGCCCTGCTCTCCGTGGTCACCAGCGCGAACGTGGCCTGCGGCTTCCACGCCGGCGACCCGTCGACCATCCGGCGGGTCTGCGAGCTCGCCGTCGAGCGCGGGGTGCGGATCGGCGCCCAGGTCTCCTACCGCGATCTGGCCGGCTTCGGGCGGCGGGCGATGGACGTCCCGCGCGCCGAGCTGGCCGACGAGATCGGCTACCAGCTCGGCGCCCTGGACCTGTTCGCCCGCGCCGCCGGCGGCCGCGTCGCCTACCTGAAGCCGCACGGCGCGCTGTACAACCGCGTCGTCGCCGACGAGGAGCAGGCGGGCGCCGTGGTCGACGCGCTGCTGGCCTTCCGCCGGGCCGACGGCCGGGGGCTCCCGGTGCTGGGCCTCCCCGGCTCCGCGCTGCTGCGGGCCGCGACCGACGCCGGCCTGCCCGCCGTCGGCGAGGCCTTCGCCGACCGCGCCTACACCCCCGCCGGAACGCTGGTACCGCGCACCGCCGCCGGCGCCGTGGTGCACGACCCGGACGCGGTGGTCGCCCGCGCGGTCCGGATGGCCCGCGACGGCGAGGTGGTGGCGGCCGACGGCAGCGTGGTCGCCGCCCGAGCCCGCTCCCTCTGCCTCCACGGCGACACCCCGGGCGCGGCCGAACTGGCCGGGCAGCTAAGGAAGGCGCTGACCTCGGCGGGCGTCCGGATCGAGGCCTTCGCATGA